The DNA window TGCTTGCAGTGGTCTGCTGGCTGCTTGATAGGTCGCCACCGGCTCAACAATCCTATCCGTCGGTCATAACAACCTGCTTGCCGTCATCATGCACCGCCTAAGGAGGTGTGGCTAGGGTGATTCGTGATAGTGGATGAAGAGTacaaggagagaagagaaagtgGTGAGGGAAAAAAGTAGCGAAGGGTTGGAAGGTGAGCGTGCACGGGCACGTGACACTAAAATCCCACCGGCTGCTTCGTCCAGCCGGTTTTGGTGGAGCAGGCCATCCGAAATCTACAAAGAATATTCCCAAGTGGGTGGCTATATCCTTCACTTGCCTATGAATTGAGCACCACCAAAAAAATGGTGTCCATGTCTATCCACCCATATCTCTTgaatcaaacacacccttactagTTGTATGGCCCCTCATTGTATGATGTACAAACCGCTACACATATTGTACCTAAACATCGGACCAAGTTACTTATTATAGGGCCCACATTCATCATTCGGTTTGCACCAACATAAGTCACTGGAGATGCCCTCGTGGCAAATAATAGACTGTGTGAATTTTGCGTAGGTCAATAAGAAATCGTCCCCAATTCCTTCTTGTGCTTGTCCTATGGACTCGCATTTAACTTGTAAATTACTACGGGTTTATCTTTGTTCATCCATCTTGTCAAACGGGTTATGAATCTGAAACTCAACTTGAGAAAAGATATCGCATTTGAATATATACTTAGTATGCCCATACTTGACATCGAAAAATACAGTTACATATGGCACGTCAGTCTATTCAAAATGGGAGATCATAAATACTGAGacaaatataaaaacaatattacacacacacacatatccGTAGTTATGTCAAGCATCCTAAGAAAGGGGCACTAAAGGgttgtttggcacaactctagCTCCAAGAACTCTGGAGTAGGTCATTTCTAGCTCCATAAATTCTTGGAGTTGAAGCCATGGGTACATAGAATATACATGGTTGATCAATTTCATCGGTATTTTGCACTAAATATACATATGCTTAAACAACTTTCTTCTATCCTACTATCTCCAAATCCTACATTGATTTTAGAGTTAGAGTTATGTCAAATAGGTCCTAACTATCAAGAGACAAAAGAGTGGAGATCAAAGGTGATGGATAACCTATATTACTGCCCTACTGAAACATGGTCGTAACCTTAAGATAATAATTACACATCGTTTTCTTTTATGAAACAACTTCGACATGACAAGATATAGGTTAGTGTCTTTCTTCTCCTACCTAGATCAGGATCTTCAACCTTTAAAAGTCATGTGACTTCGTTATTAACATGTGGATCCGATAAACTCTAAACCCATATATCAATAATAATGTCACTACGACTTTAATGGTATAGGATATATCCTGATTCTACCTCCTACCTATGACAGCATCATTGTACCGCTATTTCCAAGCTAGCCACTATTTTGAACCAGGAAATTATATTGTACTTTGAAGACCCACTATTGTTGGAGCCAACACACATGCTTGAGCGGATGAGCCAACAGCCAACATACATACTTGGGTttatttctactccctccattttataatgtaagtcattctagtattttccacattcatattgatgtcaatgaatctagactatatctatctagattcattgacatcaatatgaatatgagaaatgctaaaatgacttacattctgaaacggaggaagtagcaaaaaagaaattaatataTGTTGTCTCTATAACAAAGGGTCTGTGTATCGCTAAGAGAACCATTTATTTCGTATTCTCACAATTATTGCTGAATTGCCACCCCGCCCACCCGCCATGACATATCAATATCGACAGAGCATAAAACTGTGGACATGGATATGGATAGTGGCCGGAAATTCTGACTTGTTTTGTAGAAAATTCCGCAAAATTAATTGATGGTAATTAAGTCATCTAGTTGAGCTTAGCTGTTAGTACTATAATTTATTACTCCATACTGAAGTTTTTCCTCCACTGTTTCTAGAAATACGGAAAAACTCAAGTTGTGCTCACAACTATTAATTCAGTCGTCCTACCCAAAGTACAGTTTGTACTCTGTCCATATACATTACGACCGATCAACCATGTCCTCTGTTTTTATATGAAAGATCAACCACGTTCCTGTTTGTTCTGAATCTATATATACCGCACATTTGTCACGAGACAACGTACCGGCTGCATCAATCAGGACCAAGCTCAGCTCGCTTCGTCAACTTAAAATATCAAGCCCAGGACGCTACTCGAACCATGCGGGCATTTGACCGGACGGCTGAGATCTATTTCTGTATTGCGTTCTTGCCAACTACTAAACCTTTTGCCTGTCAAGAGAGAATATATATTTGGCCTGGGTAGCTCAGAAACACGCATgctaatatatatgcatgcgtcGTGCTCGCTTGCTCAGACACCACACCACGCACGGCGAAACGCTAGCTGCCGACCTTCCGTTGGTTGCGAAGGAAACATCAGCTGCAGCATATGCATTCTCTGTACGTGCATGCGTGGAGTAGATATATAGGCCTATAGGGACTTTTTGGTGTAGGCTATGTAGCTATAGACTTTATAAAGGAGATGACAGCGTGGTTAAGCAGGCACTATTTGTTCTTTTGAATTAACGGGAGAAGCTAGTGCGCTAGCAGCCGGAGTAGCTCATGTATGTTTAGCTGCGCGACGCACTGATGATCGAAGAACCGTCAAACTTTCACGTGTGAACGTGCTTACTCATCCCGGCGTTAATCATTTCTGATGAACTTAAAAATTATCATGTAGTAAGATTATTGTAGTGGTATTAATTAAGAAATGAAGGGGGGGCATTTGTTCCGAGCCTTCAAGATTGAACAGTGGAGTAGGTGTGAGTGGATCCGAAGCTAGAAACGTTTAATCTCCTTGTGATGATCCCCGGCATCGCTGATTCGCTTCtatattcttctttatttgttttctcCCTGAATCTTCACATAATCACATAACGTGGAAATACTGCGTTTGCCGACTTATTGATTTTtcacggattttttttttctagtagctGTGCTTGCGAAGAAGACGAATGACCCGAGAGGCTGATGAATGGTGTGCGATCTGGGCCTCAACGGAGGCCCAGCCCAGATCGCACCGCATTGAGAGGCCTAATAGCCCATCAGGCCCACTCGAAATGGATAACAACCGCACCCACCCATCTCACCCTGTtcctccatctccggcgccTCCCTCACCTACAAGCGAGCCCCACCCCGCACACCCACCAATGGCTCCCTCCCGAACCCCAGGATGCTCCCCGTGGCCCCCGCTCGTCAGCCTCTAACCGCCTCGTCTTGGCCTCGCCTAGCCGCGGCGGGACCCACGCCGCCCAGACCCAATCTCCCCCTAAaccccgcaccgccgccgccgaaccctAGCCCCGCCGCCAtgctgcgccgcctcgccgccgccgcgccgcgggccTTCTTCTCGTCGTCGACCCCgcacgcaccgccgccgccggcggggtaCACCCAGCGCCGCGAGTACGGGCTGGTCCCCATGGTGATCGAGCACACCTCCCGCGGGGAGCGGGCGTACGACATCTTCTCGCGCCTCCTCAAGGAGCGGATCGTCTGCATCCACGGGCCAATCACCGACGACACGGCCTCCCTCGTCGTCGCCCAGCTGCTCTTCCTCGAGTCCGAGAACCCCGCCAAGCCCGTCCACCTCTACATCAACTCCCCCGGCGGGGTCGTCACCGCGGGCCTCGCGATCTACGACACCATGCAGTACATCCGCTCCCCGGTCACCACGCTCTGCATCGGCCAGGCCGCGTCCATGgcctcgctcctcctcgccgcgggcgcgcgcggcgagcggcgggcgcTCCCCAACGCGCGCGTCATGATCCACCAGCCGTCGGGCGGCGCGTCGGGGCAGGCGTCCGACATCGCCATCCACGCCAAGGAGATCCTCAAGGTGCGCGACCGTCTCAACAAGATCTACGCGAAGCACACGAGCCAGGCCATCGACCGTATCGAGCAGTGCATGGAGCGGGACATGTTCATGGATCCAGAGGAGGCGCACGACTGGGGGCTCATCGACGAGGTCATCGAGCACCGCCCAGTTTCACTGGTTTCTGATGCCGTCGGCAGCGATCTGCCAAACCTAGGCGGGGGCGGAGATGGGGCTAACAAGGCAACTGATGAACCATCTCCAGCTTGATGAATGGTCACAAGGTGCAAATCTTTTTGCGTTCCTGTAGCTGTGTTGCTGGAATTAAGGTTTAATTCTTGCACAGCCTGTTCTTTTGGTACTTGAATTAATCTGTTTCTTATAATGAATTCAACCCTTGCCTGCTTAGCCCCATTGATGTTGATAAATGCAGTGTTAAAACAGTTTATCAGAAAGCAATGAATCTCATATGGACAGGAATTGCAACTTTTCTACAATAGGCTTGATTTTGTATTTGGGACTAGCCTGGCGTGTATGCTTTATTCATAACTGCACGGTATGGTCATTTCAGTTGAGTCTATACTTTATGTGACTGTTGTTAGAGAGCAAGTCATGTATACACAACATGAGTAGAGCACACTGGCAACTAGGGTTCATTTCTCGCGGAATAGTCAATTGCCAATAAGAtcgtagtgtttttttttcctgtactACAATGGTAGATTCTGATAGACTTCGTTTTCTTGTAGTGTATGAAAAAGGGAGACATGCTCACAGAATTCTGCTATTAGAAAATTAGAAGATGAACTGGTTAATGTTCCTGCTATCAAAAATTGGAAGATGAAACTGGTTAATGTTCCCACTATCAGTCAATAGCCATCCTTTTAATTATGTCAGTCATATACAGAGCAGAGCTGTCTAGCATTTTCCTGATGCTATCATACTGGACGCTTGATTGAACCCGTCCggcattagaaataaaatgGCAAAGCAGTTAAGCCCCATCATTTTGGGATCATCTTGAATCCTACAAGGCTTCCATACCTGGTTTGACAGTTTTTAAGCTCATTTGGAGCCATGGACCACACCATCCATGAGAACTGAATTTGGTTCTTTTAGATCTTAACATGGCCTGCTATCCAGTCCTCAACGGTACTTAGTAAGCATTCATTGGGATGATTGCAGACCCTGAAGCAATATAGCTGAGTCATGGCTTAATAACACATGAAACTGATATTTAATGCTTAAGAAGTACCCTTTTCATATGCTTCAGAGTTTTAACTTAGGAAATAGTTGTGAATTCTCATACCAAAGTTATCACCTGAAAAGTGTCATATAACCACTGTCATCAGCTCACTTGTTGATTAATCTGTGTGCATGTACCTGAATGCCACATTGACCTCAATCCTGTTGGTCTGACATTGTACTCTAGTAGACATGTTACTACAATTTACATAGTAAATTTTCTGCCTTCATATGTGACTAGTTGTGCAAGTGATAGACCACATGATATTACAGTAAATATTGTCTGTACTACAATTTTACTCAGTGGTGTTGGTGCCTCCTCCAGAGGTACATCACTGGCAGTGTATTCATTGTTCCAATACAGCTCTAATTTCTATACTCATCTTTTATACTCGCATCCGTTCCTGATATTTGCAATCTGGTTGGTTTTTGGATGTGATGAGTTGAGTACACAGAAGATTTGGTTACATAGTCCCAATGATGTACTGGTACcctgtatatatgtattattcaGTATTTTCACCCTTCGTGTTGTCAGTTACTTGAATATAACAGATGCGTTTAGTCTGTGGTTTGAACTATTCCATTTAGTTTATCACCATTCAAACCTTCATAGTTACTAACCAAAATATTGGGTGATCGAGTATTAGTGATTCAGAAAAACAGGACTTGGTGAGTAATCCGAAACACTAATATGCTGCTTGTTTTCAGACTTAGAAAATGTTATCCTTATATTGTGCAATGCAAATTTCGTCGAATACTACGGTATGATTTCAAGTTTGGTGACCTTTGGCCTAGTTCGTTGTTAGACCCCGTCCCCAGCAACTACCAATTCTCAAGGACACCACCAGGCTTTGTTCTTCTTGTGCCCTATGGACTGCAGAAGCTTGCAGTTGCAGCTTCAAACTTGCTCCAACTTACAATTTCCGTGACACCGGAACGTAAAGGTTCCAACTGCTGCGTATGATAACCGTAGTAGCATGCGGGTTACAGAGGGTGCTTGTACCAGCCGAGAACAACAATTCCCAATTGTTCACTGAATGCTACACACTTAAAACCATTGCCTTCCCTATCCAATCGAGCAAAGTTAGCAAAGCTATGGCTGCACTTGGGCAGCAGTGCTCATCAGCGGGAGCGCGAAGCGGGCAGCGAGCTGCCGCGGAGGAAGTGGTAGAGCATGGCGAGCGACCGCCGGGGCGCGAAGAGCGGCACCTGGTGCCCGGCGCCGCGCACCGTCACCAGCGTCAGGCCTTCCTCGTACTCCACCGCCCACCCGCCCACCTGCTGCCTGTCGTACCACGCGCGCCACCCGCCCCACTCCGACTCttcgccggcgccatcgccggcggtcTTCCGCATCAGCCGCGGCCGCAGCTTCATCGTGTTCAGGCTGTACCGCGTCGACGTCACCGGCACCCTCCCGTCCGTGTCACCGCTGCGCCACCATCACAAACGAACACGTTCGTTAACAAGACAGATATCAGCAGAGTGTGTGTCTATAGTGGGTGCTTCGAGGATTCGAGCAGTGCACCTGTAAACCCAGATGCGCAGCCCGGCGCCCATGAGCTTCTTCAGGATGGGGAGCACGGTCGACGGCGAGTCGTTCCATTTACTTATGGCCTCACTGCAGCACAACATACAAGAGAGTTACagtcacattttttttatccctACATGACATGAGCTGATGAGCAGGGTGCCGGAGCTGCAGCTCATTCTGCTACTGTCCCATACGGCCATTCTGCTACTGTCTACAGTAGGAGTAAACCGCATGGTCAGGGCGTGCGTACAATATGGAGGAATCAATGTCGCAACGCCAGAGATCTGACTACGGGTCTGCCTGCCATAATATGGAAGGCAGCTAGCAGATGGACGAGTAATTGCAGGATAATAATACGTCAATCAATACACAACGATGAACAATCGACCGATCGTCCGTCGCTGGAAGTATCGATCGTACAGTAATACTATTAGACTTTAACATATGCACGCGGGATTAACCGCACAGCGGCACAGGTCGTCATGTCGGGATGGGTGGGGGAGATTGTACAGAGAACCAGAGCGAGCGTGCGCACCTGCAGGGGGAGTACGGGTAGCTCAGGCCCGTCCTGTTCGCGTGCAGCGCGCGCTGCACGTCCTCGCGGTTGAAATACCCCTTCACGTACTCCTCCGTGCACGGGTCGTACCCCGCCGGCACGCGCTGCATCCTGCGCCACGCCTCCTACGCCagccaaaagagaaaaaaaacggaCCACATCACGCGCGCGTTTTCTCGCGGAAACCGTGGCGTTTTAGCTCGGCGAGGGGGGGAGGGAGAGCTTTTACGTGCTTGGAGAAGAGGCGGGGCGCGGCGACGAGCCCGGGAGacgagcggcgcggcgatgcggacgcgggggaggaggaggaggaggagaggcacgTCGGGGTGTAGATGCTGTAGATGTCGATGTCGTCGTAGGCCCTGAGGAAGGCGCGGACGGCCGGGGAGCAGCCCTTGCTTGGCttgccgccgtcctcctcctccttgaacGAGTCGCACTCCCGGCGCACCGCGGAGTAGAGCTCGTCGGAGATGATGGCGTGGCTCCACGCGTACTCCACCATGCCCATCTGGTCCGTCGCGTCGTTCAGCACCGCGTTGCCGATCTGCACGAGACAGCAAAAGTTTGTTCGCATCAATCGCACACtccatgtgaaaaaaaaaaagagaaagaaactaAACTCGTCGCAATTATTAGTTGCATTGTTGCAAAGTACAGCAATCGCAGAAATGTTAGTGCTACTTTCACAGGCGTGAAATAATTACCGCAGTTAAAAAAGTTTCGACGCAAACCATGATATTCTTATACTACGGCATAAAGCGAGTAAAGTGGGGTATATCCGAATGCACGCGTATGCCCATCTTTAGAATCAATCGCCCCACGGTTCATTTCATTCTCTCTTTTGCTTTATCTTTCTAGAACACTAATTAAGCATTCAAGCATGATTTGCGTCGTAAAAGCTGTCTGCGTGGCACTTAGTAGCAATCTTAACAGCATGATTGCACGCATAAGAGGGTCCggctcttttcttctttctttttattccCGGATTCCTTCGGGAGAGTGCTTACCATGAAACCTTTGATGTTGATGACTCTGTCTCTGCTGGCTCCTTTGTTCCCGTCGTAGATTAGCTCTGCGAGCTGTGGGACATAGTGCCCTGCAAAAGCGTATCATAGTCAGATTCAGCGACAAGATTATCAAGCGTATCTGAATATGTCATGTCCTCTCATATAGATGCACATATATAGGGACGAAGAGAGTGGTACTCCTACTATTTTTAGTTGCAGGTCACCATGAAGCTTATAGTACTGTAACAAATTTACTGCTAACAAATTACGTTTAGGCTGTACCAGCATAGCTCTCTCCGGCAATATAGAAGTCCCGGTTCTTGAACTCTGGGAACTTGTTCAGCCAGTTTAGGAGGAAGCTGTACGAGTCCTGCGCCGTCACACGATCGCCGAGGCGTCGGAGATCAGATGTCCGGTTCGTGTAGGAGAACCCCACGCCGACGGGCGCTTCAAGGAACAGCAGATTCACAGCTGAAGGCAACCAGCAACGACGCAAAATGCTCGATCAGACATGATTCAGAAGAGCAATTTCAGAGTTCAGGCAGGAAGAATTAATCAGAGCTTTGCCTTTGTTCCATGAGTAGGCATTGAGAGTGAGATTTTCGCCGTAGCTCCTGACAAGAAACGGGCCCAGCTCCTGGGCGGCGCCATAGGCGACGGATGAGCATCCGGGACCTGCAAGATCACATTATATTAGACAATCAAGCATGTTGATTACCAGTTGCTACAAGTATTTTTACCTCCCCAAAAACCTTATCCGTTGGACTGTACTGCAAGTCACCTGATCTCCAGAGTTGTTTATACCGTACAGTAGTACTAGGGCTTTACGTGTACCGTGTGCAGTATCTAGGGAGTAATTCTGTTGTCgtcgtgtttagttctaaaatttttctttaaacttccaactttttcatcacatcaaaacttccctacacacataaactttcaacttttccgtagcacctttccaatttcaataaaacttctaattttagtgtgaattAAACACAACATGTGCTTTATTGTAAAAACAATGGCAAAGGTGAGGACAGTGTGGAGGTCTGGGAGATGAGACAGCTGATTTGCCAAGCAGAAAGGACACTGGCAGTCAAAACGTCAAAGGCTCGAATATCCATGTAATTAAGGTGACTACTATACGGAGTACTGTTTTTTCACTGCTTTCTGGCCCTAATTTTTTATACTGTGCAAAATCTCCATGTTCACGTTCCTAGTGTCCTCCTATAAAAGAAAATGGGTTATCACTAGGATTTCTTATTCTGACACTAAAGCACATGACGACACTAACACATGACAGTACAGTAACACTACATGCCCACGGAGCCATTCAATAGCCAATATACTATATACTATCATACGACATACTCCTTCGTATTAGACTTAAGAACATTTGTAAGGATGTAATGGCGCCGTTTCTACACGCTTATCTCTGtttttaattattctttcaatgtGATGTCCTTTGGTGGTGCCCCATTAGCCTTCTCTAGAGCCATGTGAAGGAACGCTAAAGGACAAGAGAAAGATAAAAACGCAATGTGAAAGTCTTGCATGATCTAACA is part of the Oryza glaberrima chromosome 4, OglaRS2, whole genome shotgun sequence genome and encodes:
- the LOC127771064 gene encoding uncharacterized protein LOC127771064; this encodes MLPVAPARQPLTASSWPRLAAAGPTPPRPNLPLNPAPPPPNPSPAAMLRRLAAAAPRAFFSSSTPHAPPPPAGYTQRREYGLVPMVIEHTSRGERAYDIFSRLLKERIVCIHGPITDDTASLVVAQLLFLESENPAKPVHLYINSPGGVVTAGLAIYDTMQYIRSPVTTLCIGQAASMASLLLAAGARGERRALPNARVMIHQPSGGASGQASDIAIHAKEILKVRDRLNKIYAKHTSQAIDRIEQCMERDMFMDPEEAHDWGLIDEVIEHRPVSLVSDAVGSDLPNLGGGGDGANKATDEPSPA
- the LOC127771063 gene encoding serine carboxypeptidase-like 35 is translated as MSMALLSLSLAVAFLAAASAAGATGASRSMRRPEEDLVAGLPGQPDVRFRHYAGYVGVGNGKALFYWFFEAEKEPEKKPLLLWLNGGPGCSSVAYGAAQELGPFLVRSYGENLTLNAYSWNKAVNLLFLEAPVGVGFSYTNRTSDLRRLGDRVTAQDSYSFLLNWLNKFPEFKNRDFYIAGESYAGHYVPQLAELIYDGNKGASRDRVINIKGFMIGNAVLNDATDQMGMVEYAWSHAIISDELYSAVRRECDSFKEEEDGGKPSKGCSPAVRAFLRAYDDIDIYSIYTPTCLSSSSSSPASASPRRSSPGLVAAPRLFSKHEAWRRMQRVPAGYDPCTEEYVKGYFNREDVQRALHANRTGLSYPYSPCSEAISKWNDSPSTVLPILKKLMGAGLRIWVYSGDTDGRVPVTSTRYSLNTMKLRPRLMRKTAGDGAGEESEWGGWRAWYDRQQVGGWAVEYEEGLTLVTVRGAGHQVPLFAPRRSLAMLYHFLRGSSLPASRSR